The sequence CTTCGACACTAGTCCGTCTTATTGGAAGAGCTTTGAACAACGACTTAGGATACTTGACTTGGAAGATTTTGGGTTGAAGTTTTTACCGGAAACTATCGGCACATTGATGGAATTAAGATACTTGGGGTTGAGAAATAATTTCATAAGAGTGCTCCCAATCTCATTGGGGTGCTTGAAAAAGCTTGAGGTTCTTGACATAGCTCAAGACTTTATGGTAGAGGTGCCAGATATTATATGGGAAATGCATCGGCTTCGCCACCTCTACTTGTCTGATGTGATTTTCCAGAAGCCTTTGAAGGTAGATGCGCTATGGAATCTGGAGACATTAACCTACGTCTCGGTGGATAATTGGACATATGAGCTCTCGAgcttaaaaaaattgactttGCTTAAGAAATTGGGCATAGAAGAATTGGATGGAAACTCAGATGTAAGCAAGCTCTTTCCATCATTGGTTGTGTTGGAGGGTCTTAAACACCTAATCTTAAGAGGGTATCGTTTCAGAAGCATGCCTTGTTTAGATGAGCTTAGTATTCTACATAGGCTCGAAACACTCAAATTGGATGGAATCCTTGCCAGGCTTCCAACAAGTTTCCCTCCAAAGATTAAATCATTGACGTTGGTTAATAGCTGTCTTGATGAAGACCCCATGCCATTACTAGGGAAGTTACCCAAGCTAAAATACCTCAAATTGCGGAATGCATACACTGGTCAACAAATGGTGATCTTGCACAGCAGCTTCCAGTGGCTTCAAGTCCTGTGCATCGAAGAGTTGTGCAATCTGAGAAACATACAAGTTGAAAAAAGTGCAATGGGTTTGCTATGGTTCACAAAATTAGAAATCCACGATTGTCCAAATCTGGATGCTCTCCCGGAAGAGATCGTGTCGAAGTTTTCTTTCACAGAGTTAAAGATGGTGACAACCAAAAGCATTGCAACAAAGATGAGGAATTCAGACTTAATCTCCAAAATAAAGGTCGTGAATATCAATCCATGAGCTAGCTCAGACGTTGTCAACAACTGAGCTGTCAacattttcttccttttttcccTTTGGTGGTTGTGTGTTTGTGACATTTATTTGCAACAATTAATTGTGGTTTCTTCATATCTTGTTTGTACTATGTTTCTTCATATCTTAACCGTCCATCACCACTAAATTAGTGGTTATTATTAGtacaaattaatatatacttTTCAATGTCATTATTGtagtagataaaaaaaaaaaaattaaagtattgtactccctctgtcctacGGAAAGTGAgtcgtattcctttttatgtCATCCCAACGAAAGTCAGTCGTTTCTTTTTTTTgctaaaaattaaagaatttaaGACCTtattaataaaactaattacACTCTTTTTTATCACACCAATTAATACTCAtctcttattttttaaattagttttgaattaatttcttttaaaatcattaatcacacatataattaaatacttttaataCACTAAACATCAACTTCTTAAATCTCGTGCTCAAAAGAATTGTCTCACTTAtgatgggacgaagggagtaacaaattataattataaataaaatgagcTTAAGTAATTCACGAATATTTATATACGTGTTTCATACTAGAACAAATAATAAAATCTCTTTTTAGTTGTGTTTGAATGGTTAAAATGTACTAACCTCATCATTTCACCACGACAAATGATTCTAGATGGCTGAAGTCTATCAATTATAgacttattattttaaaaaaagttaacTATATAAATTGCAACataaaataattcttaaataatttatgaaaactatgcatgtatatatatattttatgttataaattttcataataacTCACAAAAGACAAATTATCCAGTCACCTTTTCAAATTCAATATGTAAAATCAATTCAAAGTAAATActacatttaattttttatcaaataattggTAATTAAGTAAATTCTATTCAATCCTACTAATCATAATTTATCGTAGAATTGGGACTGAGGATCTCAACTGCAACAACctttatcaaattaaataaagtacACTTTTCACATATGTAGGCATGCATTTCCCAATAAAGATGCCAAGTTGGACACCTTGTGAACCTTCAATAtttaagaaataaaagaaatattaaATGTGTTTTGGTGTTAGGATCGATATTGGATCAACTATTTGGATTTCTCTTAAACTTGTTTTTTACAATCTTATGTCAACACCTTGTTTCTTGTGAAACGCAGAATGCATGTGGGGTGAACGTGGAAAACGTACACCCTGCTGGAGATAATGAATTTATAATAATAGAAGGATTAATTTCACTCTCTAAAAGCCACCaaatctttttatattttccatTGTAACAGGAGACTTTTGGAATCCTATATAtgacaaaacgaaagaaaatgTTAAGGAAAAGGGAGGATTGGTTCGGTATATATGTAGATCAAGACGAGTAAGAAGAAGAATCACAAAAGgtacttttctttttctttaatttaaagttttaatttttgaaacCTTTCACTTCAGGAAATTTTGTTAAATCTAGCTAGAATCATTTGGATGCCAAATAAATGGATATTCttgttagaattttttttttttttttttaaatactagTAATTATTCTTTTGCAATATGAAGAATAATATATGCAACCACAAATATCAGGTTCGATTGAATCTCGCAATCTAACGAGACTTTACAAAACTCAATATGAAGATTGAATCGTTTTTAAATTCACGAGATTATGATTGTCGCCAGATAGAGTTTTGAAATCTTTTGCTCGAGTAAATTCTATTCAATCCAAAATGCAATTTTTTCTATACTAATAGTTTATCTAGCTATTTGTTACCTATTATGGTAGTTAATTTGTTCCAAGCAGAAGTATGTCGGAGGCGCTCCTCGTATCGGTGATACAGAAGCTGGACATGAATTATCAAGAGTTCGAAAGAAATGAGGGAATGGAAATGGTAATTAAAGAGATGAAAGAGATTTTGGATATTGTGAGGGATAAGAGATTGGAAGAGGGAAGAACCCTAAATTTTTTGGTATATGACCTCGTCGAAATGGCTGACTGTGCCCTCCACCGTCGCGAAAAAGGCTATACCTATCTTTGGAAGTATGAGTCCATCTATAGTTGGATCGGAGAGATCAAGAAGCACATTCTTAAACTTGGAGATGAGATGGAATCCAACATAAGATCATCAGAAAATATTGAAGATGATGTAGATGTGGTGGGCTTGGAAAAAGATGTGGAAATGCTGCTTCGCAAAATCATTATTGGTGGGAAAGGATACTTCAGTTGGATTGTTGTTATCAAAGGAATGTGTGGTATTGGAAAGACAACTCTTGCGAGACAAATATACAATCATCCAACCGTCATTCAGCTCTTCGACACCCGTGCATGGGTTTCTAATTCTACTTCTACTTACTTCAGTACTATGAAAGAGCTACTTATCAAAGTAATTCAACAGCTACAAGATCCGGAGAATCTCCATACATCTTCCTTATTGGAGAATATGGACAACCGTAGCCTCCGAGATATGCTTTCCCAACACCTGCGAGGAAAGAGATATCTTATAGTTCTCGACGATGTGCCCAAACAAATGCGCTTCAAGTCTTTCTTGGAAGTTCTTCGACAAGGTTGTATGTATATATGATCATGTAATTAATCAAGCGCAATTTAAATTTTCCTGACTCAATAACCTTCTGACTCTTCCTTTTCGTATTGTTCTTATGTAAGCAGACAATGGAAGTAGATTGCTGCTCACAAGTCACACAATGAATGCCGACTTACATGTAGACGATGGAAATGTTCATGAGATGAAACCTTTGGATTCTAAGAAGAGCTGGCAATTGTTCTTGAAAACAATAAACCATGGCAATAAATTGAGAGGTGAGCACAAATTCCCAATGGGCTTGGAGCATATGGGAAAACAAATGTTGAGAAAATGTGACGGTCTGCCATTAGCTATAAAAGAGGTGGGAAAGCAGTTAGCGGAAAAGAAACTCTCGGGGGGGAGTGAATGGGAACAACTTCTTGAATCAGTTGATTTTGGTTCAACATTGAAGTTATTGGAGCCATTTTATAATCAACTGGCCTTGGGTATGGATCCCAAAGTGCAGTCATGTTTCTTGGGTATGGCCTTTTTTAAGGCAAATACAACTTTGAGGAAAGAAAAGTTGAAACAGATTTGGGTTGCAGGAGGAGTAGTGGATTCAGCATATAATTGTGAATCATACTTACGCGGTTTAATCAATGAATCTGTTATTGAGGCCAAGGAGAAGAGCACGAAGTATTACATGAATGGTGTGCTACACATGCTATCCATCCAAAAAGCAGAGGAGGAATTAGGCTTTGAGATCATAAGGAACAATGGAAATAATCGACCCTATGAGAGTCCTCGTTATCACCGTGTTATCATTTGTAGCAGAGACAAGTTTAACTACTCCACGGATCAAGATAAGCATCttgtttctctcttcttccatggaGGTGGCTACTTGGACACTAGTCCATCCTATTGGAAGAGCTTTGAGCTACTTAAGATACTTGACTTGGAAGATTTTGGGTTGAAGTTTTTACTGGAAACTATCGTCAGATTGATGGAATTAATATACTTGGGGCTGAGAAATAATTACATAAAAGAGCTTCCAGAGTCGTTGGGGTGCTTGAAAAAGCTTGAGGTTCTTGACATAGCTCAAAACTTTATGGTGGAGGTTCCAGATATTATATGGAAAATGTATAAGCTTCGCCACCTCTACATGTCTGATGTGATTTGCCAAAAGCCTTTGAAGATAGACGAGCTACAACATCTGGAGACCTTAACCTACATCTCAGTTGATAATTGGACATATGGTCTCTCGCGCTTAcgactgctatttcgtcttacGAAATTGGGCATAGAAGGATTGGATGGAAACTCAGATGTAAGCAAGCTCTTTGCATCATTAGCTCAGTTGAGGAGCCTCGAGCACCTAATCTTAAGAGGGTATCGTTTCAGAAGCATGCCTTGTTTGGATAAACTTGGTATTCTACAAAGTGTTCGTACACTCAAATTGGATGGACTCCTTGCCAGGCTTCCAACAAGTTTCCCTCCAAATATTGGATCATTGACGTTGGTTAATAGCTGTCTTGATGAAGACCCCATGCCTCTATTAGGGAAGTTAGGGATGCTATATTACCTCAAATTGCGGAATGCATACACTGGTCAACAAATGGTGATCTTGCCTGAGGGCTTCCCTCATCTCAAAGTCCTGTGCATCGAAGAGTTGTGGAATCTGAGAAATATACAATGTGCAGAAGATGCAATGAATTGGCTCGAGAAATTAGAAATCCAGGATTGTCCATATCTGGATACCCTCCCGAAAGCGATTGGGTTGATGAAGTATCTGAAGGAGTTAAAGATGGTGACAACCGAAAGCATTGCAACAAAGATGAGAAATACAGACTTGATCTCGGATATAAGTATTGTGAATATCAATTCTTAACTACAGTTATCTGCATTATTGATACATTTTGCTAGCTTGTTGGCATTAATTTGAATATTCTCTagtttttcttccttttttcccCCTTTGTTGTATTGTGTTTGTAAATGATATTTAGTTGCGACAATTATGGTCAGCGTTTGAATCATGGTTTCATTCTCACTCCACAGCGTTTGGAATTCAATATACGTACATTAATTAGTTTCATTTACATTCTATcaaatagtattaattaatgTGTAGAATGTTAATTACAATGATATTATTTGAACACGCAGCCTCTTTAGACACCATAAGCAAGGACTGATATATCACAGGGCCCTAAGCAAAAACTAGAAAATAGGccctcataattttttttatattgacgATAGAATaacaatatactccctccgtccacgaaatgagtacccatttgtggacggcacgggttttaagaaatatatagagtgtagtgtgaatagtttaagggtcccactttttgagtgtattaattaaagagatgtgtggggtacacttgccaaaaagggaaatgggtactcatttcgtggacggacgaaaaaggaaatatgggtactcatttcgtggacggagggagtatatattaacaTAATCTCTTTCAAGCAGTTATTCAAAAGAGTtttcaaccaaaaaaaaaaaaaaacagagaaaCACTAATAAATCAACACtaatgttagttgtgaattcaaactttaagaattgaattcataactagaaatagtgttagttgtaaattcgagttttaaaattcgaattcacaaccaacactatttatagtcgtgaattcaagctttaaaacttgaatgcACGACTAGAAATATCATTGTGAATTGTAGTTTGAAAACTTAATTTCACAGTAAAATAGTAAGTGTGGCcattttttgatattttttatcttaatgaacaatttttatttttactattctaAAGTggttattttcaaattcaactCAATAACGACACTAATTTAGCTCATCATTTATGCTAATTGTTAAATAATTGATCAATAATCATCACGCTAAGGAAAAGAAGAAAACAcaataaaaaattgaagattATTTTTAGAATAAATTGAAGTTTATATTTAGATTTGTTGTGAAATTAAAGCAGAATGCATGTGGGGTGATGGTGAAAGTTGACCTGACCAAGCCCACTTGGCCACCCCCCTTAATTAATCATTCAACAGCCTTAACAATCTCAACTATTTAAATATCTTTCAAACTTCTTTTTTTTAAGTCAACAGTAGTTTGAGCTTCTTGAGAAAAGCAGGATGCATGTGGGTGTGAAAGTGGAAACATGCACGCTGCTTCTTATTGGAAACAATGAAACATACTTATAATAATAGTAACGTCCAtctatgaattaattaatttcctcAAAATCTTGTCTCTTTCCTTGTTTAGTTTAAAgtttagtaaaaaaatattcatttcagGTTTTGTTTTGGCTTGAAAGATATCACATTCTACCATTCAAAATCAAAGGTTTTATTGGGAAGAAGGTGGGAGGATTAATTGAATCAGAAAGTCGATCTGAGCAAAGATAAGAAGAGGAATCACAAAAAGgtaactttttccttctccgtAGATTAgaataattttcaaattcacGTGTTTATGATGTTTTTATATCGAAAATTTATTAGGCTTTGGAAATCTTCTGCTTCAACGAATTTTATTCAAACCCAAAATCATCATTTCAAGAGAGCCCTAAACACAGTTGTAGATCAAATAATGTTAGTTATAAGTTGAGTACAGTCATAACTTCAATTGTTCTTTcgcaatttatatatatgaagaatAATTATAAGAACCAAAAATACACAGGCAAGCATAGAAGCTTATATATGTACACACCAGGATCCCCAAGGGACACTAAGCAGTGCGAACTCCTATCTACGATCAGTGAGTTCTAGGGTTCAAATCCCACCGCTCCCTCTCCCCTAAAGTCAAAAAATATGTACCACCGGAAATCAAGCATATACTTtccaaagttttttttttcaataaaggTGTGGTATAAATATAATGTTTGATTTAATCGTGCACAATTATAAGTAATGTACGTCATTTATATAAGCGAATAATGTCATATACACTATTTGGGTCACAATGCGGATTCAGGTCAGAATGCGGGTCTGTAGCGGGTGCAACTCGGTTGCACTCGAGTTTTTGTGATTTAACAATTGTATGTTCATTAGAATTGATAATTACATATACACTGAcgctattttgttttacaaaggcaactatcatgttatataaataacactatctcgaaataacactaacactgtattaaatgatactaacactaaatgacactatcatgttatcgaAATAATATTGTACACTCATGTGTACCGATCTCTACTAATTAGTAAATGGCAGCGATTAATTAGTAACTCACAAAAGCATgcacttttcatttttgttcACTACTCTCACCACAATctatttactttttatttcaaCATTTTGTAAAATGAGACTTATTTTCCATTTACAATATTtgtctaatactccctccgtccacgaaataaactcctacttgcccttaaatatttgtccacgaaataaactcctactctgctttttggacaattatatcCTCTCttgcttttaaatttactacacttttatctattgggcccactttattccaccattacttatgtaatttgtctcccctaaactaattattattattattattattattattattattattattattattattattattattattgtttttgttgttgttgttattattattattatcaaattgctagttaaagattagtaaaagtaatcacaatacataaacactacccttttagtcttttacaccacctttacaccacctttttcagctttcttagtctccgtgggagtttatttcgtagacggagggagtagtattttttaaaacatgTGCCACTTTCAAAGGACCATGTTTTTTTGTGACACAAATGAAATAATATtcatgtttaaaaaaaaatagtgttgtGTGTGTTTCATGGTAAAGTGATTAATATGATCAAAGGTTTCTTCTGGCGCGCTTTTTAAATTTAGTAttaccaaaaacaaaaaaaaaatcaagttaaGACTTCATGGATCTGTATTATACTGATCACTATGTAAAGATGAAATTAATTTCATCAACATTTTTGGTCTCTTCCTAGTTAAGTTTTAGTCTAGTGtaaatttcttttcaaatttgttttgacttgaaataaattaattgcTACAAAAACATGTTGGAAGCCCTCCTCTTATCGTTGATACAGAAGCTGGACATTAATTATGGAGAGGACGAAATAAATGAGGAAAAGGAAAAGGTAAttaaagagatgagagagatttTGGATATTGTGAGGGATAAGAAATTGGAAGAGGGGAGAAGCCTAAATTTTTTGGCATGTGATCTCGTCGACGTAGTTGACGATGCCCTTGACCTATTCAGAATAGGCGAAATCTATCGATCCATCCATAGCTGGATCAGAGAGATCAAGAAACGGATGCTTAAACTGGGAGATGATGAATCCCACATGAGATCATCACAAAATGTTGATGATGATGCAGATGTGGTGGGCTTCGAGGAAGATGTGAAAATGCTGCTTCGCAAAAGGATTATTGGTGGGCTTGAAACTCGGAGGATTGTTCTTGTCAAAGGGATGTCTGGTATTGGAAAGACGACTCTTGCAAGAGAGATATACAACCATCCAACCGTCG comes from Salvia miltiorrhiza cultivar Shanhuang (shh) chromosome 3, IMPLAD_Smil_shh, whole genome shotgun sequence and encodes:
- the LOC131018307 gene encoding disease resistance RPP8-like protein 3, producing the protein MPKQMHLNSFVNALPYDNGSRLLFTSHITHRDINVRDEDVHRMKALDPKKSWQLFLKTINHGNKLAGKHKFPMKLEHMGKQMLRKCDGLPLAIKEVGRQLAEKKVSGGSEWEQLLESVDFGSTLKLLEPFYHKLDPMLESCFLCMAFFKKNTTLRAEKLSQIWIAGGVVDSEDDCKPYLDGLINESVIDVKDKSTNYEMNAMLHMLSIQKAEEKLSFEILRNNGNNRPSESPRHHRVIICSRDKFNYSTDQDKHLVSLFFHGGGYFDTSPSYWKSFEQRLRILDLEDFGLKFLPETIGTLMELRYLGLRNNFIRVLPISLGCLKKLEVLDIAQDFMVEVPDIIWEMHRLRHLYLSDVIFQKPLKVDALWNLETLTYVSVDNWTYELSSLKKLTLLKKLGIEELDGNSDVSKLFPSLVVLEGLKHLILRGYRFRSMPCLDELSILHRLETLKLDGILARLPTSFPPKIKSLTLVNSCLDEDPMPLLGKLPKLKYLKLRNAYTGQQMVILHSSFQWLQVLCIEELCNLRNIQVEKSAMGLLWFTKLEIHDCPNLDALPEEIVSKFSFTELKMVTTKSIATKMRNSDLISKIKVVNINP
- the LOC131017522 gene encoding disease resistance RPP8-like protein 3, with product MSEALLVSVIQKLDMNYQEFERNEGMEMVIKEMKEILDIVRDKRLEEGRTLNFLVYDLVEMADCALHRREKGYTYLWKYESIYSWIGEIKKHILKLGDEMESNIRSSENIEDDVDVVGLEKDVEMLLRKIIIGGKGYFSWIVVIKGMCGIGKTTLARQIYNHPTVIQLFDTRAWVSNSTSTYFSTMKELLIKVIQQLQDPENLHTSSLLENMDNRSLRDMLSQHLRGKRYLIVLDDVPKQMRFKSFLEVLRQDNGSRLLLTSHTMNADLHVDDGNVHEMKPLDSKKSWQLFLKTINHGNKLRGEHKFPMGLEHMGKQMLRKCDGLPLAIKEVGKQLAEKKLSGGSEWEQLLESVDFGSTLKLLEPFYNQLALGMDPKVQSCFLGMAFFKANTTLRKEKLKQIWVAGGVVDSAYNCESYLRGLINESVIEAKEKSTKYYMNGVLHMLSIQKAEEELGFEIIRNNGNNRPYESPRYHRVIICSRDKFNYSTDQDKHLVSLFFHGGGYLDTSPSYWKSFELLKILDLEDFGLKFLLETIVRLMELIYLGLRNNYIKELPESLGCLKKLEVLDIAQNFMVEVPDIIWKMYKLRHLYMSDVICQKPLKIDELQHLETLTYISVDNWTYGLSRLRLLFRLTKLGIEGLDGNSDVSKLFASLAQLRSLEHLILRGYRFRSMPCLDKLGILQSVRTLKLDGLLARLPTSFPPNIGSLTLVNSCLDEDPMPLLGKLGMLYYLKLRNAYTGQQMVILPEGFPHLKVLCIEELWNLRNIQCAEDAMNWLEKLEIQDCPYLDTLPKAIGLMKYLKELKMVTTESIATKMRNTDLISDISIVNINS